From the Anguilla anguilla isolate fAngAng1 chromosome 8, fAngAng1.pri, whole genome shotgun sequence genome, one window contains:
- the LOC118233977 gene encoding zinc finger protein with KRAB and SCAN domains 1-like codes for MKNFVAFQSQLASIMEVLAKAAVAEISKLVEDGSVVLYLEVSRSHKEIDSLRRKLQQVESELRTARDAAARESRSIGVQVEDQFGRAERVFPTGVVVGGDDAGERRPFEQKHFEEEFDPQTSDTQPAFGFTVKAEQEEEHVAQTLNQTGCEHSAGRLNDLGSEYVMYKRDSQLWTSFTQGDNDIATNDVVCSDTMEKCSQSLSVHSPLQHAPAIVEVSGSMLSSLGKDVHVVHGVLVKEEAGGQCSYTEENRSEMGGTEQTEYRQPSLSISDNQTSQLFQPLQQPLDWQIGITDRIADPSSNGRKKTSIHWRSGIGKKPYSCTQCEKSFSRFIDLERHQRSHTGEKPFSCAQCGKGFSLRCNLLRHERVHSGSKPFGCTHCGKRFAPGTNLRAHYRIHTGERPYHCTQCGKNFTQLGSLKAHQKVHSRNELLQFGMSCT; via the exons ATGAAGAATTTTGTAGCCTTTCAGTCACAGTTAGCTTCCATTATGGAAGTGCTAGCCAAAGCAGCTGTTGCCGAAATAAGCAAACTTGTTGAAGATGGGTCCGTTGTGTTGTATCTGGAAGTATCCCGAAGCCATAAAGAAATTGACAGTCTGAGGAGGAAACTGCAGCAGGTGGAGAGCGAGCTGAGGACGGCGCGAGATGCAGCAGCGCGAGAGAGCCGCTCTATTGGAGTCCAGGTTGAGGACCAGTTTGGAAGAGCAGAAAGAG tgtttcccacaggagTTGTAGTTGGTGGTGATGATGCTGGAGAGAGACGTCCCTTTGAACAGAAGCACTTTGAGGAGGAATTTGATCCACAGACAAGCGACACGCAGCCTGCGTTTGGATTTACGGTGAAGGCAGAGCAAGAGGAAGAGCATGTAGCCCAGACACTTAATCAGACAGGATGTGAACACAGCGCAGGAAGACTCAACGATCTGGGCTCTGAGTATGTAATGTACAAGAGAGACAGTCAGCTGTGGACTTCCTTTACACAAGGGGACAATGACATTGCAACTAATGATGTGGTGTGTTCTGACACTATGGAAAAGTGCTCACAGAGTCTGTCAGTTCACTCACCACTACAGCATGCTCCTGCCATTGTGGAAGTCTCTGGAAGCATGCTATCCTCCTTGGGGAAAGATGTTCATGTTGTTCATGGTGTTCTTGTGAAAGAGGAAGCAGGTGGGCAGTGTTCATACACTGAAGAGAATAGATCTGAGATGGGTGGCACAGAGCAGACAGAGTACAGACAGCCTTCACTCTCAATTAGTGATAATCAAACCTCACAGCTCTTTCAACCGCTGCAGCAGCCCTTAGACTGGCAAATAGGAATTACTGACAGAATCGCAGATCCAAGCTCAAACGGCCGCAAAAAGACCAGCATCCACTGGAGAAGTGGTATAGGGAAGAAACCTTACAGCTGCACACAGTGCGAGAAGAGTTTCAGTCGGTTCATCGACCTAGAGAGACATCAGCGGagccacacaggagagaaaccatTCAGCTGTGCACAGTGTGGAAAGGGTTTCAGTCTGAGGTGTAACCTTCTCAGACACGAGAGGGTTCACAGTGGGAGTAAACCATTCGGTTGTACTCATTGTGGGAAGAGGTTTGCTCCGGGAACTAACCTTAGAGCACACTACAGAATTCACACAGGCGAGAGACCATATCACTGCACTCAGTGTGGGAAGAATTTCACTCAGCTGGGTAGTCTTAAAGCTCACCAGAAAGTCCATAGTAGAAATGAATTACTACAGTTTGGGATGAGCTGTACGTGA
- the LOC118233991 gene encoding apoptosis-associated speck-like protein containing a CARD encodes MATLEKVYNKSMATVTSQKKDLAQFCRYLTSDEPGSTFVQQLKQKNHKLYQRLAVTFVNEHRAELIQKVTTVRSIADALYSKKMVDNELNSQIQAETTSQDKMRLLYKALDSAEAVKAAFFKLLAQEQFPLVQDLAKKKLRQLEACDVDVP; translated from the exons ATGGCAACACTTGAAAAGGTGTACAATAAGTCCATGGCTACTGTGACTTCACAGAAGAAGGATCTGGCACAGTTTTGCAGATATCTCACTTCAGATGAGCCAGGATCTACATTTGTTCagcagctaaaacaaaaaaaccataaaCTCTACCAGCGCCTGG ctGTGACGTTTGTAAATGAACACCGGGCAGAGCTCATTCAAAAGGTTACTACAGTACGCTCCATAGCAGATGCTCTCTATAGTAAGAAGATGGTCGATAATGAGCTGAACAGTCAGATCCAGGCTGAAACAACCAGCCAGGATAAAATGAGGCTGCTCTACAAAGCTCTCGATTCAGCTGAAGCTGTGAAAGCTGCCTTCTTCAAGTTGCTGGCACAGGAGCAATTTCCTCTCGTCCAAGATTTGG CAAAGAAGAAACTACGACAGCTTGAGGCTTGTGATGTGGATGTGCCTTGA